From the genome of candidate division TA06 bacterium:
GCATGATCCAGCGGTCCAGGCCCGGGGCCACCCCGCCGTGGGGCGGCGCCCCGTAATCGAACGATTCCAGCAAAAAGCCGAACCGCTTCATGGCTTCTTCATTGGAGATCCCAATCACCTTCATCACCCGCTCCTGGATGTCGCGGCGGTGGATGCGGATGGAACCGGACGCCATCTCGTAGCCGTTGGCCACCAGGTCGTACAACTGGCCCAGCACCCGGCCCGGGTCAGATTCCAGGTATTGCAGGTGTTCTTCCTTGGGCATGGTGAATATGTGGTGTTCCGGCTCCCAGCCCTTGGTTTCCTGATTGTAATGGAACATCGGGAAATCGTTGACCCAGGCGAAGGCAAATTTATTTTTGGGGATCATGTCCATCCGCTTGGCGCACTCGACCCTCAACGCCCCCAGGGCGGCCGCGACTACTGATGGCTTGTCGGCCACAAACAGCATGATGTCCCCTTCCTTGGCGGACAGGGTCTGCATAAGTTCCTTGCCCAGGTCACCGGCGAAGAATTTTGCGATAGGCCCTTCAAGCAAAGCCGGAGGTTGGTTCCCGAGCGGTGTCGAGGGAACTTTGGCCCAGGCCAGACCCTTGGCGCCGTATATCTTCACAAATTCGGTCAGGCCGTCGATGTCCTTGCGGGACCACTTGCCCCCGCCCGGCACGCAAATCCCCTTCACCTGGCCCTTGTTCTCGATGGCCTGCTTGAATACCGAGAAATCAGATTTCATGGCAACTTGGGCAACATCGCACAGCTCCATGCCGAAGCGCATATCGGGCTTGTCGGATCCGAAGCGCCGCATGGACTCGGCATAGGCCAGCCGGGGAAACGGGGTGACAATTTCAACCCCGGCCGCTTGGCTGAAGGTCTCTTTGATCATGCCTTCGATCAGGGCGTATATCCCTTCCTCGGTGGCGCAGGCCATCTCTATGTCTATCTGGGAGAACTCCGGCTGGCGGTCGGCCCGCAGGTCCTCGTCGCGCAGACAACGGGCGATCTGGAAATACTTGTCGAAGCCCGACACCATCAGGATCTGCTTGTAAAGCTGGGGCGACTGGGGCAGGGCGTAGAATTTGCCGGGATGCACCCGGCAGGGGACAAGATAATCCCGGGCGCCTTCGGGCGTGCTGCGGGTCAAAAGCGGCGTCTCTATCTCCAGAAAGCCCTGGGCGCTGAGGTAATTGCGGACCGCCAGCACGAATTTGTGCCGCAGGATGATGTTTTTAGCCAGGGTGGGGCGCCGCAGGTCCAGGTAGCGGTGCTTAAGCCGCAGTTCCTCGGAGGCCGTGGTGTGGTCTTCAATGACGAATGGCGGCACGGCAGAGGAGTTGAGCAGTTTAACCTCTGCCGCAAGTACCTCGACCTCCCCGGTCGGCATCTCTGAATTGGCCTGGCCCTGGGGCCGGGCCCGCACCGTGCCTTTGACCGCTACCACGAATTCTGATTTTAGTTCACTGGCGGACGCTGTCAGTTCTGCGCTCTGGGCCGGGTCGAAGACTATCTGGGTGATGCCGTAGCGGTCCCGCAGGTTGATGAATATCAGCCCGCCGTGGTTGCGGCTGCGGTGCACCCATCCGCAAAGAGTGACCTCTTGGTTGTTATTGGAGGAACGTAGTTCCCCGCAGGTGTGGCTGCGCTGCCAGGCGCCTAAGGTTTCTAGTTTCATGTTGTCTGTAATTTTATAAATTATTTGTTTGCCCGCGAAAAACGCGATATATTATTAGTACTTACCTAATAGCTCTGTGTTGCCCACCCACATGGCAAAGTAGGGCCATTGTGAACCTTTTTTACGCATCATGATGAGAAATGGTTTATCAAATATAAATTTTCGGGGTCTCACCGGCTCAATTGGTATACCCAGTGTATATAATTTAAGTTTCGCTTCTGAAGTCATCAAAGCACCCGTTTCATTCAACTGAAAGCGTAGTTTTTGGTGAGCCTTACTTATATAATATCCATTCCACCCTTTATTAAGAATTGCTAAATCTATCAGTTGGCTAAATGAATGATTAATATCAAAATATACATAAGGTATCTTCAGTACCTCTTTATCTTTAAGTATAGATATTTTGTGAGACCTAATATTATTTTCAATTTTCTCCAAGGTTGTTTTAAGACTTTTCCCAGGCTTCAACTTGGCCAGTATTAACTCATCATTAGGTGAATCTGTTATTAATTCAATTGCATAGTTATCGTCATCTATATGGTATAGTACAGATACTTGTTTGCTTATGCTGTCAAGATAAGAATGATCATCATTTGTATAATCAATACCTGGGATAACACCAAAAGCAGGGACAGAAACCCATTTTTTACTACCTGAATTAAAGCCTAGCGGCAATATACTTTTTTTAAATTTATTTGTGAATTTAAATTTTTATAGAGAAATGAATACGCTAAAATTGTACGCGAATCTTTATCCTGTGCTTCCGAAACAAAAGGGGCATTATATCCAAATTTGCGTTTTAACTCGCTATTTACTTGATTTAGCAACAGATTGTTGAGAATACCTGCAATCGACACATAGCTGTTGCTGTCTAAATCATTTTCTGTTAGCTCCATTTTATTCAGTTGCTGCGCATCCAAAGGATTGCCCAAAAGCAACAATGGTTCTTTAAAAACATCATTTTGCAATTTATTCCAAGCAACTTGGAAAGATCCACAATACAATACATTTTTATCAAAGGATATCGTAGCGTAAAAATGTGGTGTTACGTATGTATCTTTAAGTTTGTCCGAAGTTATTTCAATATTTTCAACAGGCACATCACCCAGCACAATATTTTTTTCAACAATAGTTGTATCCAAAGTAATGTTTTCGAATTCTCCTTCCCCAAAAGGAATCCTGAGTATAATATAATAATGCCCAAAAGGCACATTGTTGAAAGTGTAACACCCATTAAAATCGGTATTGGTGATACCTTCTTTATGCCCACCAAGACTGATTTGCATACCAATTAATGGTTGATTTGTAGCACCATCTATAACCTTGCCAGTTATTGTCCCGGTTGTCCCGGCAAAGGTTAAAGTACCAAAAACCATTAGAGCTGCTATAATGTATAAAACACTATGTTTCATTCTTATAAATTTTCATGTTCTTTCGTTTGTTTCGCAGGAAATTACTCCCCTTCGTCCCACATCTCATACGCCTTGCGCAAATGCGGTATGGTGATGGACCCTCCCACCACCAGCGAAATGTTCATGATCTCGTCGAACTCCGCCTGGCTTACCCCCAGCTTCTTGCACTGGATGACGTGGTAGCTGATGCAGTCGTTGCAGCGCAGCACCACCGAGGCGCACAGCCCCAGCATTTCCTTGGTCTTTCCCGACAGCGCCCCGTTCTGGTAGGCGGCGGTGTCCAGGTTGAAGAACCGCTTGATTCCCGTGTTCTCCGACGCCAGTATCCGATCGTTCATTTTGGTGCGGTAGGCGTTGAATTCTTTTATTTTGTCAGACATGGTTTCTCCTGTATGTTTGCAAGACCAGCTCGTTGATTTCTGAACTCATCCCCCGGCCCCTTCTCTTCACAAGAGAAGGGGTTCAAGAGGTTGAGCTTGGATTTAAGTTAATACCGCAGTGACCTGCTTTAAAACTTTATCCATATTATTAAATATATCATTGTTGGAGATTCTTAATACTTTTATCCCAAGGCAATCTATCACATCATCCCGCAATTTATCTTGCCTTCTCTGTTTATCATGAATACCACCATCTAATTCAACAACCAACCTTTTCTCATGGCAATAAAAATCGGCAATGTAGAATGTCTCTTTGCCCAGCAAATCAAAAAATAACGGATATTGGCGATAGAATTTAAGTCCTAGGAACTGCCTGTTCCTAACTTTATTCCAAAATATGACTTCGGCCTTTGTCTGGTTTTTACGCAACTCCCGGCATCGGGCTTTAGCCACAAGAACTAGTTTGGATTTTATATTAAGGCTCATATTCCAAACTTCTGAACTCATCCCCAGTCCCCTTCTCTTTACAAGAGAAGGGGTTCAAGGGGTTGAGTTTTCTGATTCATAGGTTTCCCTACTCGCACTGGCAGTACTTCGGCACATTGATCACCAGTTCATCAAAGGCTACTTCGGCCTGCTGGTGCTTGTCCATATCCTTGAGCATCACCACACCCTTTTTGATCTCGTCCTCGCCTATCAGGGCCACATAGCGGGCGTTGAGCCGCCCGGCCTCGCGCATCTGGGCCTTTAAACTGCGGCCCAGCAGCTCCTGCTCGCAGACCAGACCCTTTTGCCGCAGCTGGGAGCAAAGCAAACTGCCCTTCTTCACCGCCTCATCGCCCAAAGTGGCGATGTAAACATCCGGCCGCTTCTCCGGCGGTAGGTTAACCCCCTGGTTCTTGAGAGCCAGGACATATCGCTCCAGACCTGAGCCAAAGCCCACCCCCGGAGCGGGGCTTCCGCCCAGATCCTCCATCAGACCGTCATAGCGACCGCCCCCGCCCAGGGCATCCTGGGCCCCCAGGTGCTGTGAAACAACTTCGAAAGCCGTACGGGTATAGTAGTCCAGTCCGCGAACCAGGTTCTTGTCCAGGATGAACGGGATCTCAATGTCTTTTAATCTGCCTTGCACTGCCTGAAAATGCGTCTGGCAGTCGCCGCACAAAAAGTCCTTCATCTCCGGAACATCCTTGAACTTTGACTGGTCTATCTTGCAGTCCAGTATCCTCAATGGGTTTCGGTCATAGCGGTCTTTGCAGTTGTCGCAGAGTTCCGGCAGCATGGGTTTGAAATGTTCCATCAGCCTTTGGCGGTAAGGCGGCCGGCACTGGGCGCAGCCCAGGCTGTTCAGCCTCAGGCTTAAGCCTCCCAGTCCCAGCTTCTGCAGGGTGAAGAACAGCAGCGAGATCGCCTCCACATCGGCCAGGGGGCTGTGGCTGCCCAGCACCTCGGCCCCGAACTGGGTGTGCTGGCGCATCCGGCCGGCCTGGGGCCGCTCGTAGCGGAACATGGGGGCCAGGTAGAAGACCTTGACGTACGGCTGTTCCTTGAGCGTGTTGTGCTCGATCAGGGCCCTTAAGACCGGCGGCGTCCCCTCGGGCCGCAGGGTGATGGAACGCTGCCCCTTGTCGGTGAAGGTGTACATCTCCTTCTGGACGATGTCGGTGGTGTCCCCGGTGCCCTTGACGAACAGCGCGGTATCCTCAAAGACCGGGGTGCGGATCTCTTTGAAGCCGTAGATCCGAGCCTGCTCCCGGATCACCGATTCTATGTGCTGCCAGAGATGGACCTGGTCCGGCATCACGTCATATGTGCCCTTGCTGGCTTGAAATTTCATTTGTCTTTATCCTTGTTCTTAAACCGCAGTTTGGAGATGCCGGTGCCCGCTGTAAAACCTAACACGTTCATGGAAAAATCCAAAAACGATGCGGTCCGTCCCGGGACCATAACTTCGTGGTATTCATCAATGGCGGCCAGGCTCAGCCCCATCACCAGCAGCACCGCCCATAATCCCTTATGCCTGTATCCCATCATTGCAAAAGCCCGGGCCGCAAGCACCGCCAGCACCAGGTAAACTATGATGTGGTATATCAGATCGGCATTTGGGTATTCGGGCGGGGTCCGTAAATTGGGAATGGAGGTGGCCGTGATCATCAAAACCAGCCAGGCGGCCACCGGGCCCCAGATCAATAGTTTCTTCCGCATTGTTTTCTTATTCCACCTGACTGAATATTTTAAGCACTTCTTCGGCGCTGGCCGCCTTCACCAGCTGTTCCCTGACCTGATCCCGGTTCAGCAGCCGGGAGACCAAAGCCAGGGCCTTGACGTGGTCGGCGATGAAGTTCTGGGGGGTGGCCACGAAAAAGAAGATCTGCACCGGCTGATCGTCCAGCGAGCCAAAGTCCACCGGCTGGCGGCTGATGCCGAAGGCACCGGTCATTTTCTTGAGCTCCCTGGTGCGGCCATGGGGAATGGCCACGCCCTTGCCGATCCCGGTGGACATCAGGCCCTCCCGCTCCATGGCCGAACGGAGCAGGTCCGGCTGGTTCTCTATCAGACCGGCCCCGGCCATCAAGGCCACCAGTTCCGAGATGATCTCCTCCTTGGTGGTCCCGATAAGCGGAACCTTGATGCAGTTCAGCTCCAGTATTTCGTTGATCTTCATCTCTATCGCCTTATATTGTAAATTTCGTATAATGTCTATCAAATAAGCTCAGCATACTGTTTGAATGCCCGGTGCCAACCCCGGTATGTCGCGTTAAAACGATCAGTGAGCATCGCAGTTGATGGCGGAAAAAGCTTGTCTGGCCTGTTTGAGGGCTTGGCCAAAGCCCGAGTTCAGACAAGCCCGCCGGCAACGAGAAGCGCAACGCCAGGAGAGTTTTAAGCGACGAGCTTTTTCCCCGCCACAATGGCATTAATAATGCGGGGCCCGCCAAAGGCGTGGCTTTTTGGTTCTTTTCTTGTTGGCGGTACAAAAAGAAAAGAACGTAATCAAGCTAAATCTGCTTTTTTTAGCCAAACCGGCTTTACGCTTTCTACTTTTCCTGAGTCGATTGGAGAATCATTTGTAAATTTCTTTTAACAGATCCGCGGCAGGGCCTCGCCCTCCAGCATCATCAGCGGCCGCCTGCTTCCCAGGAAGGTGGTCAGCAGCACCTGCGGTTTGCCGGCTTCAATTTTTCCGATGATGACCGCATCTTTTCCCAGCGGGTCCTGATGCATGGCACTCAATATCTTTTCCGAATCTTCCCGGGGGACGATGGCTATCAGTTTGCCCTCGTTGGCCACATACAGCGGGTCCAGGCCCAGCATCTCGCAGGCGCCTTTGACCTCCGGCTTGACCGGTATCTTTTCTTCCTCGATGTTGATGATGGCCTTTGACTGCAGAGCGATCTCGTTGAGGGTGGTGGCCAGCCCGCCCCGGGTGGGGTCGCGCAGAACGTGGACCATCCCCGCCTTCAGCATTGCTCCGGCCAGTCCGTTGAGCGGGGCCGCATCGCTGAGCAGGTTCCCGCTCAGGCCGAAATTGTTCCGGGCGTTGATCACCGCCGCCCCGTGATCGCCGATGGTACCGCTGATTATCACTACATCCCCCGGCGCTGCCAGGGAGCCGGAAACATTGACCCCTTCCGGGATCACCCCCACTCCTGAAGTGTTGATGAACAGCCCGTCGCAGGCCCCCTTGTCCACCACTTTGGTATCCCCGGTGACAATTGAGACCCCTGCCTCTTTGGCGGCCGCCGCCATGGAATCCGCCACCTTTTCCAACGTCTCGAGAGGAAAACCTTCTTCGATGATGAAACCGGCCGAGAGATACAGCGGCTTGGCGCCTTTCATGGCCAGATCGTTGACCGTTCCGCAGACCGCCAGCCGCCCAATGTCCCCGCCGGGAAAGAACAGGGGTTTGACCACATAGCTATCCGTGGTGAATGCCATTCTGGATTCTGAATTCTGAATTCTGAATTCTACGGAGTCGTCCCCCTGGTTGAGCAGAGCGTTTGAAAAACGGGTCTTGAATACCTTTTCAATCAATTCGTGTGACAAGCGTCCGCCGGAGCCGTGAGCCAGCAATATTTTATCTGATACGCCCAAAATATATTATCTTTTATATTTGGTGTTTTATTTTTTTAGTTCCCCGTCCCGTACTTGTACCACGCTGCGCAGGCCCCTTCGGAAGACACCATGCACGGCCCCACCGGGCTTTCCGGCGTGCAATTCTTCCCGAACATCGGACATTCATCCGGCTGGTGCAGCCCCATCATCACCTGGCCGCAGATGCACCCCACCGGTTCTTTCGCAGGTTCAACCTTGATCTCAAATCGTTTCGCAGCGTCGAATGAAACGTATTCGTTCCGGAAGCAAAGCCCCGTCTCCGGTATGCTGCCGATGGCCCGCCATTCGGCGGTGCAGGGCTCGGTCACCTTATCCAGCATGGCCAAGGCATTCGGGTTCCCGGCATCCGGCACTCCCCGCCGGTACTCGGTCTGCACGCTAAAAGCCAGCCCGTCCTTTTTATGGCTTCGGAGCTGTTCCAGCAGCATTACTATTGACTCCAGTATGTCCAGCGGCTCGAATCCGGCAATGACGCAGGGGATATGGTATTCGGCCGGGATGAATTGATACGGCCGGCTGCCGATTATGGCCGAAACATGCCCCGGGCAGAGGAACCCGTCGATCTTCGTTTTACCTGATTCCAGTATGGCCTTCAATGCATTCGGCACGGTCTTGAAAGCCGGATAGACAGAAAAATTGCCGATGCCCTTCTCTTTGGCCTCCAGCACCGTGGCGATGATGGTGGGCGAGGTGGTCTCGAAACCCACCCCGGCAAAGACCACCTGTTTTTGCGGGTTCTCGGCTGCTATCTGCAGGGCATCCAGCGGGGAGTACAGGATCCTGACATCAGCCCCCTGGGATCTGGCCTCCCGCAGACTGCTGTGCGAACCGGGGACACGAATCATGTCGCCAAAGGTGGTGAATATCACGTCCTTCAGCCCGGCGATGGCTATCATCCGGTCGATGTCGTAAAGCGAAGTGACGCAGACCGGACAGCCCGGCCCGGATAAAAGTTTTATCGACCCGGGGATCAGCCCCCTGATGCCGAACTGGGATATGGCCATGGTATGCGTCCCGCATACTTCCATGAAGGCATAAGGGCCGTCGCACAGGCCCTCTATCCTTTTGACCAGTTTTGCGGCCACCACCGGGTCACGAAATTTATCAAGATTGATCATGCTGGCTGACCGTCAGGTTATGGTGATGCCGGTCTCTTCCAGCAAACGGTATGTTTCCTCGGCCTCTTTTGGGTCTATCCTCTGGATGGCAAAACCGGCGTGGATCAGCACGAACTCGCCCACCCTGGCGTCGGGCATCATATGCAGGCCGATGCTGCGCTTAAGTCCCCGGATGTCCACCTCGGCCTTGTTCCCTTCGATGGTCTCTATTTTCGCTGGTATGGCTAAACACATATTAGGTAAATAAATAAATGGTTAATTGGAAATGGTCATTTGAGCAGAGACGAAAGGACTTGTCCCAAAGCAATGCCACCATCATTAGAAGGCACTTGTCTATGTATTAGGACTTGAAATTTTTTCCGGATAAGCTCTTGATGTATGAGAGTTAAAAGGTATCGATTTTGGAACACACCCCCGGAAAGTGCCACGGTTTTTATCCCTGATCGTAGCTTTAAATTATCGCACATTGCCAGGGTAAAGTCAACGATTGTATTGTGTAATTTGGCCGAACAAACGCCTGGTGACACGCCGTTTTTAGCGTCATCCGTCAACTGCCGCCACATCTCTTTTAACAGGACTATTGATTGCCCGTCTGATTGAGTTATCTGATGATCGTAACTGCCTAAAGTACCGGGATCAACGCAATTCTCCAGCGCGATGGCCGCCTGTGCCTCAAAGGTGATGAAGGGACATACCCCCAGCAAAGCGCTGACCGCGTCGAACAGGCGGCCCAGGCTGGAGGTCCAGGCCAGGTTGAATTTGCTGTCCAGTTGTTTGGAGATCAGTTCCAGCTCGGGCTGGTATTCCCTGGGGAATACCGACGCCGGGAGTTCGTTCAAAAGATATTTGCAGTAGGCGGCAGCTATCCGGTAGGGCTTTTTGATGGAGGTTTCGCCTCCCGGCAGGGGCAGGTATTCCAGGTGCCCGGCCCGGTCCATCGTTTTGCCGTCAAACAGGAAGAACTCCCCGCCCCAGATATTGCCGTCTTCGCCGTAGCCGGTGCCATCGAAGGCCACTCCGATGCATGGCTGGAGATTTCCGTTGTCCGCCAGGGTGCTCAGAATATGGGCTTTGTGATGCTGGACGGCGTGCAGCTTTAGGCCAGTATGCTCCTTGGCCCATCTGGTGGTAAGATAGTCAGGGTGCAGGTCGTGGACGATGACCTCAGGTTTTATCCGGAACCACTTTAGGTATTTCTCAACCATCTCTTTGAATAATTCCAGGGTGGCCAGGTTGTCCATCTCGCCTATGTATTGGCTTAGATAGGCCTTGTTGCCCGTGGCTAAACAAAAGACATTTTTCATCTCCCCTCCCACCGCCAGGGTCGGAGGCACCGAAACCGGAAGGATTATCGGGTTAGGTGCATAGCCCCGGGAGTGGCGGACTATCTGGATCAAAGGTTTGAAGTCATTTCTCTTCGGCTCTTGGTCATTCCCGTTTTTTATATTTGATATTTTATTTAGTGTATCAGTTAAAAAGACTATCGAGTCGTCATTGCGGTTCTCAATATCCCGGTCGTTCAGCAAAAAATGATCGGCCAGGCCCGCCAGCCTGTTCAAAGCCTCCCGGTTGCCGGCTGCCACCGGCTCGTCCTGAACATTGCCCGAGGTCATCACCAGGACCTTGAGTTCGGAATTTATTTTTTTCAGTTCCCTGAATAAAAGGTGATGCACCGGCGCATAGGGCAGCATCACTCCCAGATAATTGTTCCCTGGGGCCACATGACCGGAGATTTTTGATTTATTATTTTTTATATTTATTTTTTGCAGCAGCACTATCGGCGCCTGGCTTGATCCCAGCACTCTCTCTTCCGATCCGCTTACCCGGCAGACGCTCCTGACATCCTCCAGCGACCCGCCCATCAGGGCCAGCGGCTTGTCCGGGCGGTGCTTCCTGTCGCGAAGCTTCAAGACCGCAGCATCATTGCCGGCATCACAGGCCAGGTGAAATCCCCCGATGCCCTTGACAGCCAGGATCTCACCCGCCAAAAGGAATTCTGCGGCCTTGGTAATCGCCTCTGACCTTTCGGCCTTTGCCTTGCCGTCCCGTCCGCAGAGCCAGACCCTGGGGCCGCAGGCTGGGCAGGCGTTGGGC
Proteins encoded in this window:
- a CDS encoding HypC/HybG/HupF family hydrogenase formation chaperone, translating into MCLAIPAKIETIEGNKAEVDIRGLKRSIGLHMMPDARVGEFVLIHAGFAIQRIDPKEAEETYRLLEETGITIT
- the hypE gene encoding hydrogenase expression/formation protein HypE gives rise to the protein MGVSDKILLAHGSGGRLSHELIEKVFKTRFSNALLNQGDDSVEFRIQNSESRMAFTTDSYVVKPLFFPGGDIGRLAVCGTVNDLAMKGAKPLYLSAGFIIEEGFPLETLEKVADSMAAAAKEAGVSIVTGDTKVVDKGACDGLFINTSGVGVIPEGVNVSGSLAAPGDVVIISGTIGDHGAAVINARNNFGLSGNLLSDAAPLNGLAGAMLKAGMVHVLRDPTRGGLATTLNEIALQSKAIINIEEEKIPVKPEVKGACEMLGLDPLYVANEGKLIAIVPREDSEKILSAMHQDPLGKDAVIIGKIEAGKPQVLLTTFLGSRRPLMMLEGEALPRIC
- the hypF gene encoding carbamoyltransferase HypF — translated: MNAVKININGIVQGVGFRPFIYRLAKKHGLAGWVLNSSQGVEIHVQGRTEGLELFLSQVKSELPSQATIDAMAVFPAQPGDHKGFVIRESLNSGGVTRISPDIALCSDCLSEMLDEKDRRYLYPFINCTNCGPRFSIIQNTPYDRPLTSMSGFTMCTDCQREYDDPENRRFHAQPNACPACGPRVWLCGRDGKAKAERSEAITKAAEFLLAGEILAVKGIGGFHLACDAGNDAAVLKLRDRKHRPDKPLALMGGSLEDVRSVCRVSGSEERVLGSSQAPIVLLQKINIKNNKSKISGHVAPGNNYLGVMLPYAPVHHLLFRELKKINSELKVLVMTSGNVQDEPVAAGNREALNRLAGLADHFLLNDRDIENRNDDSIVFLTDTLNKISNIKNGNDQEPKRNDFKPLIQIVRHSRGYAPNPIILPVSVPPTLAVGGEMKNVFCLATGNKAYLSQYIGEMDNLATLELFKEMVEKYLKWFRIKPEVIVHDLHPDYLTTRWAKEHTGLKLHAVQHHKAHILSTLADNGNLQPCIGVAFDGTGYGEDGNIWGGEFFLFDGKTMDRAGHLEYLPLPGGETSIKKPYRIAAAYCKYLLNELPASVFPREYQPELELISKQLDSKFNLAWTSSLGRLFDAVSALLGVCPFITFEAQAAIALENCVDPGTLGSYDHQITQSDGQSIVLLKEMWRQLTDDAKNGVSPGVCSAKLHNTIVDFTLAMCDNLKLRSGIKTVALSGGVFQNRYLLTLIHQELIRKKFQVLIHRQVPSNDGGIALGQVLSSLLK
- a CDS encoding carboxypeptidase-like regulatory domain-containing protein; this translates as MKHSVLYIIAALMVFGTLTFAGTTGTITGKVIDGATNQPLIGMQISLGGHKEGITNTDFNGCYTFNNVPFGHYYIILRIPFGEGEFENITLDTTIVEKNIVLGDVPVENIEITSDKLKDTYVTPHFYATISFDKNVLYCGSFQVAWNKLQNDVFKEPLLLLGNPLDAQQLNKMELTENDLDSNSYVSIAGILNNLLLNQVNSELKRKFGYNAPFVSEAQDKDSRTILAYSFLYKNLNSQINLKKVYCR
- a CDS encoding histidine--tRNA ligase codes for the protein MKFQASKGTYDVMPDQVHLWQHIESVIREQARIYGFKEIRTPVFEDTALFVKGTGDTTDIVQKEMYTFTDKGQRSITLRPEGTPPVLRALIEHNTLKEQPYVKVFYLAPMFRYERPQAGRMRQHTQFGAEVLGSHSPLADVEAISLLFFTLQKLGLGGLSLRLNSLGCAQCRPPYRQRLMEHFKPMLPELCDNCKDRYDRNPLRILDCKIDQSKFKDVPEMKDFLCGDCQTHFQAVQGRLKDIEIPFILDKNLVRGLDYYTRTAFEVVSQHLGAQDALGGGGRYDGLMEDLGGSPAPGVGFGSGLERYVLALKNQGVNLPPEKRPDVYIATLGDEAVKKGSLLCSQLRQKGLVCEQELLGRSLKAQMREAGRLNARYVALIGEDEIKKGVVMLKDMDKHQQAEVAFDELVINVPKYCQCE
- the hypD gene encoding hydrogenase formation protein HypD, with the protein product MINLDKFRDPVVAAKLVKRIEGLCDGPYAFMEVCGTHTMAISQFGIRGLIPGSIKLLSGPGCPVCVTSLYDIDRMIAIAGLKDVIFTTFGDMIRVPGSHSSLREARSQGADVRILYSPLDALQIAAENPQKQVVFAGVGFETTSPTIIATVLEAKEKGIGNFSVYPAFKTVPNALKAILESGKTKIDGFLCPGHVSAIIGSRPYQFIPAEYHIPCVIAGFEPLDILESIVMLLEQLRSHKKDGLAFSVQTEYRRGVPDAGNPNALAMLDKVTEPCTAEWRAIGSIPETGLCFRNEYVSFDAAKRFEIKVEPAKEPVGCICGQVMMGLHQPDECPMFGKNCTPESPVGPCMVSSEGACAAWYKYGTGN
- a CDS encoding carboxymuconolactone decarboxylase family protein encodes the protein MSDKIKEFNAYRTKMNDRILASENTGIKRFFNLDTAAYQNGALSGKTKEMLGLCASVVLRCNDCISYHVIQCKKLGVSQAEFDEIMNISLVVGGSITIPHLRKAYEMWDEGE
- a CDS encoding PTS sugar transporter subunit IIA; amino-acid sequence: MKINEILELNCIKVPLIGTTKEEIISELVALMAGAGLIENQPDLLRSAMEREGLMSTGIGKGVAIPHGRTRELKKMTGAFGISRQPVDFGSLDDQPVQIFFFVATPQNFIADHVKALALVSRLLNRDQVREQLVKAASAEEVLKIFSQVE
- a CDS encoding endonuclease domain-containing protein, with product MSLNIKSKLVLVAKARCRELRKNQTKAEVIFWNKVRNRQFLGLKFYRQYPLFFDLLGKETFYIADFYCHEKRLVVELDGGIHDKQRRQDKLRDDVIDCLGIKVLRISNNDIFNNMDKVLKQVTAVLT
- the aspS gene encoding aspartate--tRNA ligase, coding for MKLETLGAWQRSHTCGELRSSNNNQEVTLCGWVHRSRNHGGLIFINLRDRYGITQIVFDPAQSAELTASASELKSEFVVAVKGTVRARPQGQANSEMPTGEVEVLAAEVKLLNSSAVPPFVIEDHTTASEELRLKHRYLDLRRPTLAKNIILRHKFVLAVRNYLSAQGFLEIETPLLTRSTPEGARDYLVPCRVHPGKFYALPQSPQLYKQILMVSGFDKYFQIARCLRDEDLRADRQPEFSQIDIEMACATEEGIYALIEGMIKETFSQAAGVEIVTPFPRLAYAESMRRFGSDKPDMRFGMELCDVAQVAMKSDFSVFKQAIENKGQVKGICVPGGGKWSRKDIDGLTEFVKIYGAKGLAWAKVPSTPLGNQPPALLEGPIAKFFAGDLGKELMQTLSAKEGDIMLFVADKPSVVAAALGALRVECAKRMDMIPKNKFAFAWVNDFPMFHYNQETKGWEPEHHIFTMPKEEHLQYLESDPGRVLGQLYDLVANGYEMASGSIRIHRRDIQERVMKVIGISNEEAMKRFGFLLESFDYGAPPHGGVAPGLDRWIMLLCGTDNIRDVIAFPKTTSGSGLMEGSPSEVDEKQLKDLKIKLTD
- the vanZ gene encoding VanZ family protein, producing the protein MRKKLLIWGPVAAWLVLMITATSIPNLRTPPEYPNADLIYHIIVYLVLAVLAARAFAMMGYRHKGLWAVLLVMGLSLAAIDEYHEVMVPGRTASFLDFSMNVLGFTAGTGISKLRFKNKDKDK